From a region of the Acidicapsa acidisoli genome:
- a CDS encoding alkaline phosphatase family protein, producing the protein MSPEFSSKIKHVVVIVQENRSFDNLFHGFPGADTVSTATLSSGSTIPLQPLPIEGGYDLGHELNDFLTDWNNGAMNGFDKDGGPTPACYSGSCPTSIPANAEFSYVEPSETVPYFAMASNYVLADRFFTSQIDSSFDAHQFLVAARSSIVNLPNSSIWGCDAPPGTTVPTLLPNRQLGPGVFPCFSDATLGSELDAKGMDWRFYAPAIDDLGDIWSAYDAFSTIRYSSDWTTKVISPETQILSDVQGGFLAPVTWVVPDFANSDHPGTSSPAGPSWVASIVNEIGQSQFWDSTAIVVYWDDWGGFYDHVPPPQLDDWGLGVRVPMMVISPYAKRGYVSHVQYESTSVAAFIESIFGLSTLGVADSRANNLGDCFDLLQKPRAFEPITQTIPTDHFLHQKPSNRPPDTD; encoded by the coding sequence TTGAGCCCCGAATTTTCCAGCAAGATCAAGCACGTCGTGGTGATCGTTCAGGAAAATCGAAGCTTCGACAACCTCTTCCATGGCTTCCCCGGCGCCGATACTGTCTCGACTGCAACTCTCTCCTCCGGCTCCACAATCCCGTTGCAACCTTTGCCCATCGAAGGCGGATACGATCTCGGCCACGAATTGAATGACTTCCTCACCGACTGGAACAACGGCGCAATGAACGGCTTCGACAAGGACGGCGGCCCCACGCCGGCCTGTTATAGCGGGAGTTGTCCAACCAGCATTCCGGCAAACGCAGAGTTCAGCTACGTCGAGCCATCCGAAACCGTGCCCTACTTCGCCATGGCAAGTAATTACGTCCTGGCAGACAGATTCTTCACATCGCAAATTGACTCCAGCTTCGATGCACACCAGTTTCTTGTCGCCGCCAGGTCAAGCATTGTTAATCTGCCGAATTCCAGCATCTGGGGCTGCGACGCTCCTCCAGGAACTACCGTGCCGACTCTCCTCCCCAATCGCCAACTGGGGCCGGGCGTATTTCCGTGCTTCAGCGATGCGACACTCGGAAGCGAACTCGATGCCAAAGGAATGGACTGGAGATTCTACGCGCCGGCCATCGACGATTTAGGCGATATCTGGTCCGCCTATGATGCTTTCTCCACCATCCGTTACAGCAGCGACTGGACCACCAAAGTGATCTCTCCCGAAACGCAGATCCTCAGCGACGTTCAGGGCGGCTTTCTCGCCCCAGTCACCTGGGTCGTGCCGGACTTTGCCAACTCCGATCATCCCGGCACAAGCAGCCCCGCAGGGCCGTCCTGGGTCGCATCCATCGTGAACGAAATCGGCCAAAGTCAGTTCTGGGACTCGACCGCAATCGTCGTCTATTGGGACGATTGGGGCGGCTTCTACGACCATGTCCCGCCGCCGCAACTCGACGACTGGGGCCTCGGCGTCCGGGTTCCGATGATGGTCATCTCACCCTACGCAAAACGTGGCTACGTCTCTCACGTGCAGTACGAAAGCACGAGCGTCGCGGCATTCATCGAATCGATCTTTGGATTGTCCACCCTGGGAGTCGCCGACAGCCGCGCCAACAACCTCGGAGACTGCTTCGATCTCTTGCAAAAGCCGCGGGCATTCGAACCGATCACTCAGACCATTCCGACCGATCACTTCCTGCACCAGAAGCCATCCAACCGGCCGCCCGACACAGATTAA
- a CDS encoding AbrB/MazE/SpoVT family DNA-binding domain-containing protein yields MQTRVSTKGQIVLPGPLRRKLGIRAGDPLDASIESGRIVLTPQRQGKRELKIITDPITGLPVLTAGPDAPILTSEQVAEMLADFP; encoded by the coding sequence ATGCAGACGCGCGTTTCCACTAAAGGCCAAATCGTTCTCCCCGGCCCGCTGCGCAGAAAACTCGGTATTCGCGCCGGCGATCCGCTCGATGCCAGCATCGAGTCAGGCCGCATTGTTCTCACGCCCCAGCGGCAGGGGAAGCGCGAACTCAAGATCATTACCGATCCGATCACGGGCTTGCCCGTATTGACCGCTGGTCCTGACGCTCCGATTTTGACCAGCGAACAAGTAGCAGAGATGCTAGCGGACTTTCCGTGA
- a CDS encoding DMT family transporter, with protein MKLRAYLLMLFTVAVWGTTFVLVKDALADATPLAFNLARMVLAFLALSIAYRRHWREVSRGQLIAGAVVGFFLAMGYQFQTAGLVKTTPSKSAFITGLVVVLVPLFSVIPWLRPPGAKAPRWNSFLGALLAFAGILLLTLPANAVGKQAGLLPDFTSVNIGDLLTFGCAIGFAFHCLALGHASPRIHFQPLALLQVGFCAFFMAVSLPLIEHPQMHLTLRLCVALAVAAVLATAAAFSIQSWAQSVLPATHTALLMTLEPVFAWITSFLVMGERLGVRPASGAILILAGIALTELVPQPHVPTAHEA; from the coding sequence GTGAAACTCCGCGCGTATCTTCTGATGCTCTTCACGGTCGCCGTATGGGGCACGACGTTTGTGCTGGTCAAGGACGCGCTTGCGGATGCAACGCCGCTTGCCTTCAACCTGGCGCGCATGGTGTTGGCGTTCCTGGCGCTTTCGATTGCTTATCGGCGTCACTGGCGTGAGGTGAGCCGAGGCCAGTTGATAGCGGGCGCGGTTGTCGGATTTTTCCTGGCGATGGGGTACCAGTTTCAGACGGCTGGTCTGGTCAAGACGACTCCTTCGAAGTCCGCGTTCATTACTGGCCTGGTGGTGGTTCTGGTGCCTCTGTTTTCGGTGATTCCGTGGCTGCGGCCGCCAGGCGCGAAGGCTCCGCGCTGGAATTCGTTTCTTGGCGCGCTGCTGGCTTTCGCGGGCATTTTGTTGTTAACTCTGCCAGCCAATGCTGTTGGTAAACAGGCCGGTCTGTTGCCGGATTTTACTTCGGTCAATATTGGCGATCTGCTTACCTTTGGCTGTGCGATTGGGTTTGCCTTTCACTGCCTGGCTCTGGGTCATGCTTCGCCGCGCATCCACTTTCAACCGCTGGCTTTATTGCAGGTGGGCTTCTGCGCATTTTTTATGGCGGTTAGTCTGCCGTTGATTGAGCATCCGCAGATGCATCTTACTTTGCGTCTTTGCGTGGCACTTGCAGTTGCGGCGGTACTGGCTACGGCTGCGGCGTTCTCTATTCAAAGCTGGGCTCAGTCGGTGCTGCCGGCGACGCACACAGCTCTGCTGATGACGCTGGAGCCGGTCTTTGCGTGGATCACCTCTTTCCTTGTGATGGGCGAACGGCTGGGTGTTCGTCCGGCGTCAGGCGCGATTCTTATCCTGGCTGGAATTGCGCTGACGGAGCTGGTTCCTCAGCCTCATGTGCCGACGGCGCATGAGGCTTGA
- a CDS encoding PIN domain-containing protein, translating to MKYLLDVNALIALGLLEHAFHERVAVWLRAQPSLQLLTCSITELGFVRILVQAQAYGFTVAQAKMLLVQLKEAPGYSISLIEDGQDISHLPGWVKTASQTTDGHLVQLAKAHGATLATLDAKIPGAFIIP from the coding sequence GTGAAGTATCTGCTGGACGTGAACGCCTTAATCGCCCTCGGCCTCTTGGAACACGCGTTTCATGAAAGGGTGGCTGTCTGGCTGCGAGCGCAACCGTCGTTGCAATTGCTTACCTGTTCGATCACGGAACTCGGGTTTGTCCGAATACTTGTGCAGGCACAGGCCTACGGATTTACCGTGGCACAAGCAAAAATGCTCCTGGTGCAACTCAAAGAAGCTCCCGGTTACTCAATCAGCCTGATCGAGGACGGTCAGGATATCTCGCATCTTCCTGGATGGGTCAAGACCGCCAGCCAAACCACAGACGGTCACCTTGTGCAACTGGCAAAGGCTCACGGCGCGACTTTGGCAACCCTGGACGCAAAGATTCCCGGAGCCTTCATCATTCCGTAG